From Acipenser ruthenus chromosome 2, fAciRut3.2 maternal haplotype, whole genome shotgun sequence, a single genomic window includes:
- the LOC117409190 gene encoding uncharacterized protein LOC117409190, producing MELFAGCRGASRSLRRSVPSAMQFFLLFSCFLVAGIFASQISAEHGETETYSELRSKGNDPTEQVQGEEYDPIEQVQGEEYDPIEQVQGEEYDPIEQVQGEEHDPIEQVQGEENDPIEQGEEYDPIEQVQGEEYDPIEQVQGEEYDPIEQVQGEEYDPIEQVQGEEHDPIEQVQGEEYDPIEQVQGEENDPIEQGEEYDPIEQVQGRGYDPIEQVQGEEHDPIAQGEEHDPIAQGEEHDPIVQGEEHDPIAQGEEHDPIAQGEEHDPIAQGEEHDPIAQGEEHDPIAQGEEHDPIAQGEEHDPIAQGEAHDPIAQGEEHDPIVQVQGEEHDPIVQGEEHDPIVQVQGEEHDPIVQVQGEEHDPIVQVQGEEHDPIVQVQGEEHDPIEQVQGEEHDTIQQVETEIHSEENVPVQPPIQPRPYPVKFIPPYGIPVPVTPFPFKLLSPRVIPVNAPVPPELQKVMNPKPVPMPRPLPISLAAAVRVLCSENKMYVRVRTDLYGFKCKAGQLTLGTSCRSNGVSGGYLLFTYGLKECGSQASVEAGQLVYKNVLKYVPSVQNSTIRRSMPFTVPLQCRYYR from the exons ATGGAGTTGTTTGCTGGGTGCCGTGGAGCGTCCCGGTCATTGCGCCGTTCCGTTCCATCGGCGATGCAGTTTTTCCTCCTTTTTTCCTGCTTTTTAGTTGCAGGTATTTTTGCTTCGCAGATCTCTGCGGAGCACGGCGAAACAGAGACGTATAGCGAGCTACGCAGCAAGGGAAATGATCCTACTGAGCaagtacagggcgaggagtacgaccccattgagcaggtacagggcgaggagtacgaccccattgagcaggtacagggcgaggagtacgaccccattgagcaggtacagggcgaggagcacgaccccattgagcaggtgcaaggGGAGGAGAACGACCCTATTGAGCAaggcgaggagtacgaccccattgagcaggtacagggtgaggagtacgaccccattgagcaggtacagggtgaggagtacgaccccattgagcaggtacagggagaGGAGTatgaccccattgagcaggtacagggcgaggagcacgaccccattgagcaggtgcaaggGGAGGAgtacgaccctattgagcaggtgcaAGGCGAGGAGAACGACCCTATTGAGCAAGGTGAGGAgtacgaccctattgagcaggtacagggcagGGGGtatgaccctattgagcaggtacagggcgaggagcacgaccccattgcgcagggcgaggagcacgaccccattgcgcagggcgaggagcacgaccccattgtgcagggcgaggagcacgaccccattgcgcagggcgaggagcacgaccccattgcgcagggcgaggagcacgaccccattgcgcagggcgaggagcacgaccccattgcgcagggcgaggagcacgaccccattgcgcagggcgaggagcacgaccccattgcgcagggcgaggagcacgaccccattgcgcagggcgaggcgcacgaccccattgcgcagggcgaggagcacgaccccattgtgcaggtgcagggcgaggagcacgaccccattgtgcagggcgaggagcacgaccccattgtgcaggtgcagggcgaggagcacgaccccattgtgcaggtgcagggcgaggagcacgaccccattgtgcaggtgcagggcgaggagcacgaccccattgtgcaggtgcagggcgaggagcacgaccccattgagcaggtgcagggcgaggagcacgatacCATTCAGCAGGTTGAGACGGAGATACACAGTGAGGAAAATGTTCCGGTTCAACCTCCAATACAACCAAGGCCTTACCCTGTGAAGTTTATTCCGCCTTACGGCATCCCAGTGCCTGTCACTCCCTTTCCTTTCAAGCTGCTTAGCCCTCGGGTGATCCCTGTCAACGCGCCCGTGCCGCCTGAGCTCCAAAAGGTCATGAATCCCAAGCCTGTTCCTATGCCCCGGCCGCTACCCATTAGTCTTGCTGCAGCGGTCCGCGTGTTGTGCAGCGAAAACAAAATGTACGTGAGGGTAAGGACTGACCTGTACGGATTCAAGTGTAAAGCAGGCCAGTTGACTCTGGGGACCAGCTGCAGAAGCAATGGAGTCTCTGGTGGGTATCTTCTCTTTACATACGGCCTCAAAGAATGTGGAAGCCAGGCGTCT gtggaagctgGACAGTTGGTGTACAAGAACGTCCTTAAATATGTTCCATCTGTGCAAAACAGTACAATTCGGAGATCTATGCCATTCACTGTACCCCTTCAGTGTCGTTACTATAGGTAA